One genomic segment of Chelonia mydas isolate rCheMyd1 chromosome 1, rCheMyd1.pri.v2, whole genome shotgun sequence includes these proteins:
- the ZBED4 gene encoding zinc finger BED domain-containing protein 4: MEKNKAYSPKMDSNFVLDKINNLKVEQEDDGMNNCTLERMDIKNEHEDFKHTDSSDEQEDKEKHFINNNPGKYLSTENEDDYGSLFSQYSSTLYDVAMEAVTQSLLSSRNISSRKKSPAWNHFFISPRDSTKAICMYCMKEFSRGKNEKDLSTSCLMRHVRRAHPTVLIQENGSMPGLASLSSPSLLLPAQSADVGDLSAVLSPIKLVKKIASKIPSPDRVIEESVSIVSSEEISDLSVSEKCIKEEIMAGSSPPLPNNQYDETVENVAEKTVPIPKSTSGSRRRSAVWKHFYLSPLDNSKAVCIHCMNEFSRGKNGKDLGTSCLIRHMWRAHRSIVLQENGGGTSIPPLYSAPPTLLPSLLPSDGDLNSVSSSPGKLLKESMSASSSPDRMAEEIHSTLPSGDALVEDSSMLSSDDIGEASLVSSPEKQCEGLSPLIFEHSSVFQQNKRIMKRLKSEVWHHFSLSPVDSLKAICRYCSCMISCGKKGDVGTNCLMRHLYRRHPEVIGNQKSFIDASLANSPYATLASAECSSSKLTDLPTMVTNGNPIIFPVNSKKTSKLWNHFSICSADSTKVICMHCGRTISRGKKPINLGTSCLLRHLQRFHNNVLKTDVSETVLSSSTDNHKPLSTELLGSSTFDETNDKFCDSHPVAKKITSLVAEMIALDLQPYSFVDNIGFNRLLEYLQPQYSLPSPSYFSRTAIPEMYDNVKQIIISHLKKAESGVIHFTSGIWMSNQTREYLTLTAHWVTFESSFRPQCEDYHCTALLNVSQIDCDYNGISIQKQLEYWWEAWITSIGLQIGITVTDNQSIGKTLNESDHSSVQCFGHTVNLIVNEAIKSQRMVQNLLSIARKICERVHRSAKAKEKLAELQKEYELPQHQLIQDVPSKWNTSFHMLERLIEQKRAIDEMSIECSFRELISCDQWVVMQSVCHALKPFEVASREMSTHMSTLSQVIPMIHILNRKIEMLFEETMGIDTMLKSLKEAMASRLSSTLHDPRYIFATLLDPRYKTSLFTEEEAEQYKLDLIRELEILSSTSDDKPVSNGCDIGSPSTNSCGEDNLWSLMADMKKSKDLKEKAKLPEDMVLSYLEEEVLEHNCDPLTYWDFKKSSWPVLSKLAVRFLGCPPSIVPSERLFNTSNENSSFSQSRLMIEHFEKLIFLKVNLPLIYFQY; this comes from the coding sequence atggaaaaaaataaggCATATTCCCCAAAAATGGACAGTAATTTTGTGTTAGATAAAATCAACAATTTAAAAGTAGAGCAAGAAGATGATGGCATGAATAATTGTACTTTGGAAAGAATGGATATAAAAAATGAACATGAAGATTTCAAACATACGGACAGTAGCGATGAacaagaagacaaagaaaaacatttcattaATAACAATCCTGGCAAATATTTATCTACAGAAAATGAAGATGATTATGGATCTCTGTTTTCTCAGTACAGTAGTACTCTTTATGATGTAGCAATGGAAGCTGTGACACAAAGCCTCCTTTCTAGCAGAAACATAAGCTCCCGGAAAAAATCCCCTGCTTGGAATCATTTTTTTATATCCCCTCGAGACAGCACTAAAGCAATATGTATGTACTGTATGAAAGAATTTAGCAGGGGTAAAAATGAAAAGGACCTAAGTACAAGTTGTCTCATGAGGCATGTGAGGAGAGCTCATCCTACTGTACTTATTCAAGAAAATGGAAGTATGCCGGGTCTAGCTTCTCTTTCTTCGCCTTCATTGTTACTACCTGCTCAGTCTGCAGATGTTGGAGATTTAAGTGCTGTGTTATCGCCTATAAAACTGGTCAAGAAAATTGCTTCTAAGATACCATCTCCAGATCGAGTAATTGAGGAATCTGTTTCTATAGTCTCTTCTGAAGAAATATCAGAcctttcagtttctgaaaagtgCATCAAAGAAGAAATCATGGCCGGGTCATCTCCACCCCTACCCAACAATCAATATGATGAAACTGTGGAGAATGTAGCTGAGAAAACTGTTCCAATTCCAAAGAGTACATCAGGTTCCAGAAGAAGATCTGCTGTCTGGAAACACTTTTATTTGTCTCCTTTAGATAATTCTAAAGCAGTTTGCATCCACTGCATGAATGAATTCAGTAGAGGAAAGAATGGAAAAGATCTTGGAACTAGTTGCTTAATAAGGCACATGTGGAGAGCCCATCGTTCCATCGTTTTGCAGGAGAATGGCGGTGGTACAAGCATACCACCCTTGTACTCTGCTCCTCCAACTTTATTGCCTTCTTTACTGCCTTCTGACGGTGATCTGAATTCTGTGTCGTCCTCTCCAGGAAAACTGCTTAAAGAATCAATGTCTGCTTCTTCCTCTCCAGACAGAATGGCAGAGGAGATCCATTCTACTCTCCCTTCTGGAGATGCTCTGGTGGAAGACTCATCGATGTTGTCATCTGACGATATAGGTGAAGCCTCCTTAGTGTCTTCTCCTGAGAAGCAGTGTGAGGGATTAAGTCCATTGATATTTGAACATAGCTCTGTGTTTCAGCAGAATAAAAGGATTATGAAAAGGCTTAAATCGGAAGTTTGGCACCATTTTTCACTGTCTCCAGTGGACAGTCTAAAAGCTATATGTAGATACTGTAGTTGTATGATAAGTTGTGGGAAAAAAGGAGATGTAGGCACAAACTGCTTGATGAGACATCTATATAGACGCCACCCTGAGGTGATTGGGAACCAGAAGAGTTTTATAGATGCAAGTTTGGCAAATTCTCCTTATGCTACTTTGGCTTCCGCAGAATGTTCCTCTTCAAAATTGACTGACTTACCCACAATGGTTACAAATGGTAATCCGATTATATTTCCTGTCAATAGCAAGAAGACCTCAAAACTGTGGAATCACTTTTCAATTTGTTCTGCAGATTCAACTAAAGTAATATGTATGCACTGTGGACGTACAATAAGCAGGGGGAAAAAGCCAATAAATTTAGGTACAAGTTGCCTTCTAAGACATTTGCAGCGGTTTCATAACAATGTGCTGAAAACTGATGTTTCAGAGACAGTGTTGTCCTCTTCTACGGATAATCACAAGCCACTGAGCACAGAATTATTAGGATCTTCAACCTTTGATGAAACCAATGACAAGTTTTGTGATTCTCACCCAGTTGCCAAAAAAATTACAAGTCTAGTAGCTGAAATGATTGCACTTGACCTTCAGCCATATTCTTTTGTAGACAACATTGGCTTTAACAGGCTGCTTGAATACTTGCAACCTCAGTATTCCTTACCTTCACCATCATATTTTTCTAGGACAGCAATTCCAGAAATGTATGATAACGTGAAACAAATAATTATTTCACATCTGAAAAAAGCTGAAAGCGGAGTAATACATTTTACATCAGGAATATGGATGAGCAATCAAACACGAGAATATCTAACTCTTACTGCTCACTGGGTAACATTTGAGTCCTCATTTAGACCCCAGTGTGAAGATTACCATTGTACAGCACTTTTAAATGTGTCACAGATTGATTGTGACTACAATGGCATCAGTATTCAAAAGCAGTTAGAATATTGGTGGGAAGCCTGGATAACTTCCATTGGCCTTCAGATTGGGATTACTGTTACTGATAATCAGAGTATTGGAAAAACTTTAAATGAAAGTGATCATTCGAGTGTGCAGTGTTTTGGTCACACTGTTAATCTCATAGTAAATGAGGCTATTAAAAGTCAGAGAATGGTTCAGAATTTGCTTAGTATTGCAAGAAAGATTTGTGAACGTGTTCATCGGTCAGCAAAAGCAAAGGAGAAATTAGCTGAGTTACAAAAAGAATATGAGTTGCCCCAGCATCAACTTATTCAAGATGTTCCATCCAAATGGAATACATCATTCCATATGCTTGAACGCTTAATTGAACAGAAAAGAGCAATTGATGAAATGTCAATAGAGTGCAGCTTTAGGGAGCTGATAAGTTGTGATCAGTGGGTAGTTATGCAATCTGTGTGTCATGCTCTGAAACCATTTGAAGTTGCGAGTAGAGAGATGAGTACACACATGTCCACTTTAAGCCAGGTGATTCCAATGATTCACATACTTAACAGAAAAATAGAGATGTTGTTTGAGGAAACAATGGGGATTGACACCATGTTAAAATCCTTGAAAGAAGCTATGGCGAGTAGATTGTCTAGCACACTTCATGATCCAAGGTACATTTTTGCTACACTTTTAGACCCCCGCTACAAAACATCCTTATTTACAGAGGAGGAGGCTGAACAGTATAAACTGGACTTAATCAGGGAGCTGGAAATATTGAGTTCTACCTCAGATGATAAACCTGTTTCTAATGGGTGCGATATAGGTTCACCATCTACAAACTCCTGTGGGGAGGATAATCTTTGGTCACTTATGGCTGACATGAAAAAATCAAAAGATCTAAAAGAGAAGGCAAAGTTACCAGAGGATATGGTGCTCTCATACTTGGAGGAAGAAGTGCTTGAGCATAACTGTGACCCACTAACTTACTGGGACTTTAAGAAGTCATCTTGGCCAGTATTGTCAAAATTGGCTGTCAGATTCTTGGGTTGTCCACCAAGTATTGTTCCTTCAGAGAGATTGTTCAATACATCCAATGAAAACAGCAGCTTTAGTCAGTCAAGGCTAATGATTGAACACTTTGAAAAACTTATCTTTCTGAAAGTGAATCTTCCCTTAATATACTTCCAGTATTGA